A window of the Gossypium hirsutum isolate 1008001.06 chromosome A03, Gossypium_hirsutum_v2.1, whole genome shotgun sequence genome harbors these coding sequences:
- the LOC107886637 gene encoding uncharacterized protein has protein sequence MGEGKGSTLVHLLVVVLSLVAFGFAIAAERRRSVGTVVKDDITNSTYCVYNSDVATGYGVGAFLFLLSGESLLMGVTKCMCFGRPLAPGSDRAWSIIYFVSSWLTFLVAEACLIAGATRNAYHTKYRGMIYAQNFSCETLRKGVFIAGAVFVVATMILNVYYYMYFAKATTTMPAHKANRTNSTVGMTGYA, from the exons ATGGGAGAAGGAAAGGGCTCAACCCTAGTGCACCTTCTGGTGGTAGTCCTTAGCCTGGTCGCATTTGGGTTTGCCATTGCAGCCGAGAGAAGAAGAAGCGTT GGCACTGTTGTTAAAGATGACATAACAAATTCTACATATTGTGTCTACAACTCGGATGTTGCCACTGGCTATGGAGTAGGTGCTTTCTTGTTTCTTCTTTCTGGCGAATCGCTGTTGATGGGAGTTACAAAGTGCATGTGTTTTGGGAGGCCATTAGCACCGGGTAGTGATCGAGCTTGGTCTATCATATATTTTGTCTCATCATG GTTGACTTTCTTGGTTGCAGAAGCATGTCTAATAGCGGGTGCAACTAGGAATGCTTATCACACCAAGTATCGTGGAATGATTTATGCCCAGAATTTCTCCTGTGAAACTTTGAGGAAAGGTGTCTTTATTGCAGGAGCAGTGTTTGTGGTTGCCACAATGATTCTCAACGTATACTACTACATGTATTTCGCCAAAGCAACCACCACAATGCCGGCTCACAAGGCAAATCGAACGAATTCAACTGTTGGGATGACTGGTTATGCTTAA